A single Microcoleus sp. FACHB-672 DNA region contains:
- a CDS encoding proton extrusion protein PcxA translates to MKIPIFNNVKGYLRSANQWISETPDRNLDEAYDAALMIRAIEDEHFNGRKISAESARYSDSIMTYFQGELTKYLNLAKLKLAAFNTSRSVLSLSPLKTTKARNDYSVEYHNLHEQEVKDQAAIVLEKLNFIDEVLAKYTYKPVKPSSATSSTGSPASLVTIYETPTPESLSPTVRNNSINLAKPLADDVNSDKMAESINDKTSFLPRSILRTLDRLKRQLDPKAEEEVVRDFRSSKTKTIISMKFILLLLLIPLLTHQISRNFIVGPLIDRFRDEKPAEVFLNADMEEEAFSQLQRFEEHLKFKMLIGALPKISDEEMEEEVKLKAHEIAEEFRKESASAIKNVFSDLLSVFAFGFVILSSKREIAVLKSFMDDIVYGLSDSAKAFIIILFTDIFVGFHSPHGWEVILEGISRHLGLPENRQFIFLFIATFPVILDTVFKYWIFRYLNRISPSAVATYRNMNE, encoded by the coding sequence ATGAAAATTCCGATTTTTAACAATGTCAAAGGATACTTACGCTCTGCAAATCAGTGGATTTCAGAGACTCCGGATAGAAATTTAGACGAAGCTTATGATGCCGCTTTAATGATTAGAGCCATTGAAGATGAACATTTTAATGGCCGCAAAATTTCTGCGGAATCTGCTCGCTATAGCGACAGCATCATGACTTATTTCCAGGGAGAGTTAACCAAATATTTAAATTTAGCAAAATTAAAGTTAGCAGCGTTTAATACCAGTCGCTCTGTTTTAAGTCTTTCTCCTTTAAAAACGACAAAAGCTAGAAATGATTATTCTGTTGAATATCATAACTTACATGAGCAAGAGGTAAAAGATCAAGCGGCGATTGTTTTAGAAAAGCTGAATTTTATTGATGAGGTTTTAGCTAAGTATACTTATAAGCCGGTGAAGCCTTCGTCTGCAACTTCCTCTACGGGTTCTCCCGCATCTTTAGTCACTATTTACGAAACCCCTACCCCTGAAAGCCTCTCTCCTACAGTCCGCAACAATAGCATAAATCTGGCAAAGCCTTTAGCTGATGATGTCAACTCTGACAAAATGGCGGAATCAATTAATGATAAAACCAGTTTCTTACCCAGATCAATTTTAAGGACGTTAGACCGGCTGAAACGACAGCTAGATCCGAAAGCTGAAGAAGAAGTGGTTAGGGATTTTCGCAGTTCTAAGACTAAAACTATCATTTCGATGAAGTTTATTTTATTGCTGCTATTAATTCCATTACTGACGCATCAAATTTCTAGGAACTTTATTGTCGGGCCGTTAATTGATCGATTTCGAGATGAAAAGCCGGCTGAAGTTTTCTTAAATGCTGATATGGAAGAAGAAGCTTTCTCTCAGTTACAGCGATTTGAAGAACACCTCAAGTTTAAAATGTTAATTGGGGCGCTTCCAAAAATTTCTGATGAAGAGATGGAAGAGGAAGTGAAACTTAAAGCTCATGAAATAGCTGAAGAATTCCGTAAAGAAAGCGCTAGTGCTATCAAAAATGTTTTCTCCGATCTCCTGTCGGTTTTTGCTTTTGGCTTTGTCATTCTTTCCAGCAAGCGAGAAATTGCAGTTTTAAAATCTTTCATGGACGATATTGTATATGGGTTGAGTGACAGTGCTAAAGCATTTATTATTATTTTGTTTACAGATATTTTCGTCGGGTTTCACTCGCCGCATGGCTGGGAAGTGATTTTAGAAGGTATATCTCGGCATTTGGGGTTACCAGAAAACCGACAATTTATCTTTTTGTTTATTGCTACGTTCCCCGTAATTTTGGATACTGTATTTAAGTATTGGATCTTCCGCTATCTCAATCGAATCTCGCCTTCTGCTGTGGCAACTTATAGGAATATGAATGAATAA
- a CDS encoding recombinase family protein yields MKREQKKAVQAHSIWITGPTRTGKTTRLVEHLCRWVEGKAGERGRKSPNAHKIQNPKIQNPPLPTSPAVLVFAANGWVELADRIATATQSVYPAQTTTPLRFFRDEVILFWPLLIQQLNLRAQFPLRLRPETEQELATQLWRPELDAGILRQEGVSESRIVRRTLDLLQLAAASGTPVEDVPRILEAGMLEEWEMENGNALQNPTSKIYPCMGELLLRWRSWCLERGLLTYGIICELYWRHLLPDATYQQHLTRRYGAVMADDVDEYPAIARYLFDFLLDQGTWGAFTCNPNGSVRLGLDADPDFLTGLASRCQVETLTQQPEASLGSSLGQPAAELVLSTFTLPPSAFILPESVRSIQTISRAQLLRETAEVIIEGVKTQQVQPQDIALITPGLDAIARYSLIEILNSQGITVESLNEQRPLASSPTVRALLTLLGLVYPGLGRLVDRDCVAEMLVILSRQPVGVVDQEGIPENIPTSLFSVQSSFSTNIDPVRAGLLVDHCFYPDLEQPRLLPVTAFPRWDRLGYRATNAYQEILQWLEMQKSQLTQRLIPGPVSVLDRAIQQFLWRGSNLPYDQLTALRELIDIAQHYWQVDGRLRQIQPNKRLALHETVGEFIQLLRRGTISANPYRPSLWPPGGAITLGTIFQYRFNRRSHRWHFWLDAGSPLWLSSGEALRFGAPLFLKDWPERPWTAEDGIQADESRLQRILLDLLSRAGERLFLCHSELAVNGQEQTGPVLSLVNACVPLNAEVALT; encoded by the coding sequence ATGAAGCGGGAGCAAAAGAAAGCTGTGCAAGCTCATTCCATTTGGATTACCGGCCCGACTCGCACGGGCAAAACGACGCGCCTAGTTGAGCATTTGTGCCGATGGGTGGAGGGGAAAGCAGGAGAGAGGGGAAGAAAATCGCCCAATGCCCACAAAATCCAAAATCCAAAAATCCAGAATCCCCCGTTGCCCACCTCGCCGGCAGTGCTTGTCTTTGCCGCCAATGGCTGGGTGGAATTGGCTGATCGCATCGCCACCGCTACCCAAAGCGTTTATCCCGCGCAAACCACAACACCCCTGCGTTTCTTTCGAGATGAAGTCATTTTATTTTGGCCCCTATTAATCCAGCAATTAAACCTGAGAGCACAATTTCCCCTAAGACTGCGGCCAGAAACCGAACAGGAATTGGCCACCCAACTCTGGCGTCCTGAGTTAGACGCAGGAATTCTCAGGCAGGAGGGGGTAAGTGAATCTCGCATCGTTCGCCGGACTTTGGACTTACTGCAGCTAGCAGCTGCTAGCGGGACGCCGGTTGAAGACGTTCCCCGCATCTTGGAAGCAGGAATGCTTGAAGAATGGGAAATGGAAAATGGCAACGCGTTGCAAAATCCAACATCCAAAATCTACCCCTGCATGGGAGAGTTGCTGCTGCGTTGGCGGAGTTGGTGTCTAGAAAGAGGGTTGCTCACCTACGGGATTATTTGCGAACTCTACTGGCGTCATCTGCTGCCAGATGCCACTTACCAGCAGCACTTAACGCGGCGCTATGGGGCAGTTATGGCGGATGATGTGGATGAGTACCCAGCGATTGCGCGTTACTTGTTTGACTTTTTGCTGGATCAGGGAACGTGGGGCGCTTTTACTTGTAATCCCAATGGTTCGGTGAGACTGGGACTGGATGCTGACCCAGATTTTTTAACCGGCCTCGCGTCACGCTGTCAAGTGGAAACCTTAACCCAGCAGCCGGAAGCTTCTCTAGGAAGTAGTTTAGGTCAGCCGGCAGCCGAGTTGGTTCTCAGTACCTTCACCCTTCCACCTTCCGCGTTTATTCTTCCAGAATCGGTGCGCTCGATTCAAACGATTTCCCGTGCTCAACTGTTGCGAGAAACTGCCGAAGTCATTATTGAAGGGGTGAAAACCCAGCAAGTACAACCTCAAGACATTGCGCTGATCACGCCAGGTTTGGATGCGATTGCTCGTTATAGCTTAATTGAAATTCTCAACAGCCAGGGAATTACGGTAGAATCGCTCAACGAGCAGCGACCGTTGGCTAGTTCTCCAACCGTTCGGGCATTGCTGACGCTTTTGGGGCTAGTTTATCCGGGTTTAGGGCGCTTGGTTGATCGAGATTGTGTTGCCGAAATGCTGGTGATTTTGAGCCGGCAGCCGGTGGGCGTTGTTGATCAAGAAGGTATCCCGGAGAATATTCCCACTTCCCTCTTCAGTGTTCAATCTTCATTTTCTACAAACATTGACCCAGTGCGCGCCGGCTTGTTGGTGGATCACTGTTTTTACCCAGATTTAGAGCAACCTCGTCTGCTGCCGGTGACAGCGTTTCCCCGGTGGGATCGCCTGGGATACCGCGCCACCAATGCCTACCAAGAGATTTTGCAGTGGCTGGAAATGCAAAAATCCCAGTTAACACAACGCCTCATTCCTGGGCCGGTTTCCGTTCTTGATCGGGCGATTCAGCAATTTTTGTGGAGAGGCAGCAATCTCCCCTACGATCAGCTAACAGCATTGCGAGAACTGATTGATATCGCTCAGCATTACTGGCAAGTTGATGGCCGGTTGCGGCAAATTCAACCCAACAAACGGTTAGCGCTTCATGAAACTGTTGGCGAGTTTATTCAACTATTGCGGCGCGGTACAATCTCCGCAAATCCTTACCGGCCTTCGCTGTGGCCACCAGGCGGTGCGATTACGCTGGGTACAATCTTTCAGTATCGTTTTAATCGCCGTTCTCATCGGTGGCATTTTTGGCTCGATGCCGGTTCACCTCTATGGTTGAGTAGTGGGGAGGCGCTGCGATTTGGTGCGCCGTTGTTTCTCAAAGATTGGCCAGAACGCCCTTGGACAGCAGAAGATGGAATTCAGGCTGATGAAAGCCGGTTACAGCGGATTTTGTTAGATTTGCTTTCTCGTGCAGGTGAGCGTCTGTTTCTGTGTCACAGTGAACTCGCGGTTAATGGTCAAGAACAAACCGGGCCGGTGTTATCTTTAGTCAATGCTTGCGTGCCTTTAAATGCAGAGGTTGCACTTACTTAA
- the hpsU gene encoding hormogonium polysaccharide biosynthesis acetyltransferase HpsU has product MPVLDAQPWMDLRKYDQSWFDRGRPGWFILLWWFVQAVVFPLTPHFLHGVRRQLLRLFGARIGAGVLIRPTARFTYPWKLEIGDFSWIGDDVVFYSLDGIKIGSHCVISQECYLCTGSHNIQDPAFGLMTAPITIGNGVWVAADCFIGAGVKIGANSVIGVRSSVFNDLPAGQVCWGSPCRSRYPRKMNNLSPL; this is encoded by the coding sequence ATGCCGGTGTTGGATGCACAACCTTGGATGGATTTGCGCAAATATGATCAATCTTGGTTTGATCGAGGACGTCCCGGTTGGTTTATTTTGCTGTGGTGGTTTGTGCAAGCCGTCGTTTTTCCCCTGACGCCTCACTTTTTACACGGGGTTCGCCGGCAGTTGTTACGCTTGTTTGGTGCTCGCATCGGTGCCGGTGTTTTAATTCGCCCAACTGCTCGATTTACCTATCCTTGGAAACTCGAAATAGGTGATTTTAGTTGGATAGGAGATGATGTGGTTTTCTACAGTCTTGATGGCATCAAAATCGGTTCCCATTGTGTAATTTCTCAAGAATGCTATTTATGCACGGGCAGCCACAATATTCAAGATCCAGCTTTTGGTTTAATGACAGCGCCGATCACAATTGGAAATGGCGTTTGGGTGGCGGCAGATTGTTTTATTGGTGCCGGCGTTAAAATAGGAGCAAATTCGGTGATTGGGGTTCGCAGTAGCGTGTTTAATGATCTGCCGGCGGGACAGGTTTGCTGGGGAAGTCCTTGCAGGTCTCGGTATCCGAGAAAGATGAACAATCTGTCTCCACTTTGA